The Falco cherrug isolate bFalChe1 chromosome 3, bFalChe1.pri, whole genome shotgun sequence genome segment GGGTGCTGGGTCTCTCACACCATTCCCAAtctaaacactttaaaaaaaaaaggccagggAACTAACTTTGCTAATGACTTTGACTGGAATCATTAAGGACATCTCAGCATCATGgctgctcttctctctgctttcaggAACAATATTGAttgctattttaatttaaatcttggacaaaatccttcatttttcttccgAGTTCTCCAGCACAGCTCGCTGCCGTGTCCTGGGGGTGCAGAGCAGCATGTGGGAGGGATGCAGAGCATCCTTGGGCAGTGTCCAGGCACAGCCGGGacctcagggcagggggggcgaTTGCCTCCCGGCTCTGtccggggaggggggagccggggggtgCCAAGGACCTGCCTTGGGAGTGCTGGAAAATGGGTAATTGTGGGGAAACGGCTGCAAAATTCAGCCAAGAGGAGGCAAGGGTGGCATTTTCAGTAGGGAAGTCTAGTGCTCCGGTGTCTCTCTGCTCTCATTATATACTTTCCAATTGCTCTTATATATGCTTCAAAGGTTAATATATGTTTGTGATGAGTGCACTTTGTAGAAATGTTAATTAGCCCGGGTGCAATTTGAGGGATTCTTCCCTCAATAATAAAtgctctttctgtatttttagccACCATTTTTATTGGCACTCGCTCCGCTCTTTATCCAGGCAGTGACTCGAGAaaaggctggggtgggctgcggttcccgttccccccccccccccgggcagcagGGGCTCAGGGGTTTTGGGGAAGGTGTCTGGCTGGCCCGGGGGCTGCTGCACCGCCGAGAGAGCCCCCCTGGGACTGGGGCCAGCCCGGGcagtggctggtgctggggtggcaCTTTAATGTCACCAGGTGATGTAGGGACCTGGCATGGAAAATGGgtctggggcaggggctgctccgTGGGAGCAGCCCATTCTCGTGCTGGTGCTCTGCTGTATTGGTGTGTGTTCCCAAAAAGCTTGCGGATCTGAGGTTCTTCCACCCTAAGTGATGCGATAGCCAAGAATTCCTCTGGCTCCATGTCTGTGTGGGCTTACGATACATCCCAAGTGCTTGTGGATGGGGAAACTCAAGCCACAGGCTTCATCTCTGATTTTCATGAGGTTACCAAGTGAATGCCCTTCCATTTGCAACATGGGGGGACAAAATGGGATTTCAATcagtgggaagggagaggcAATTTCCCAGCTCACATTAGCTGGTAATAATTGCTTTGAGAATGGAGGTTTAATCTCAGGACTTTGTACAGAAGATAGCTTTCTGAGCGAGTTTCCAGTTCTCGACACGGTGGCTGGTCCCTTCCCCAAGTGCCACGTCTGGAGGCTCCTTAAAGGCTCCTTaaccccccagccccggcgtggggctgcagctcccgTGGCTGCCAAGGgcatctccccccacccccagccccctgcccatcGGGACTCGGCAGGCAGGCACCCACGGCGATAACGCGGTGCNNNNNNNNNNNNNNNNNNNNNNNTGACTTGCCACGGCTGGTCAAGTGCTCCAATGTGGACCCCTGCCCCAACATTGTAGACTGCTACATTGCTCGGCCAACCGAGAAAAGAGTCTTCACGTACTTTATGGTCGGGGCCTCAGCCATCTGCATCATCCTTACGGTCTGTGAGATCTTCTACCTCATCTTCAAGCGGGTTGTCCGGAGTGCACGGAAGTGGAAGAAGTCCACCAAGCGCTCCGTCAGCTACAGCAAGGCCTCCACCTGCCGGTGCCACCTCAAGACGGAGGAGAAGGACAAGTCCCAGACGAGGTGGGTGGCAGCCCTGTGGGCTTTGGCTCCCAACCTGACTGCTGTCTGATGGGTGCTGGGAGGgcaagagggagggagaagtgTCCTGGATTGTGCCA includes the following:
- the GJB3 gene encoding gap junction beta-3 protein yields the protein PRLVKCSNVDPCPNIVDCYIARPTEKRVFTYFMVGASAICIILTVCEIFYLIFKRVVRSARKWKKSTKRSVSYSKASTCRCHLKTEEKDKSQTRWVAALWALAPNLTAV